A genomic window from Nicotiana sylvestris chromosome 11, ASM39365v2, whole genome shotgun sequence includes:
- the LOC138880994 gene encoding uncharacterized protein, with amino-acid sequence MGETLFSLVYGAEALIPVEIGEPNIRFTQTSKESNDEEMHINLDLLEGKREAALIGMAAQKQVIERYYNRKSRLRFFKIGDFVLKKGFQSTKAANTGKLSPTWEVPYRIHDIAGKGVYELETMDGKILPSHWNVVHLKRYYF; translated from the coding sequence ATGGGAGAAACACTATTTTCATTAGTTTATggagctgaagctttaattccagttgagataggagagccaaATATAAGATTTACACAAACGTCAAAAGAGTCTAATGATGAAGAAATGCACATAAATCTTGatctacttgaaggaaaaagggaagcTGCATTAATtggaatggcagcacaaaagcaggtcatagaacgatactacaatcgaAAATCACGCCTAAGATTCTTtaagattggggacttcgtgctcaaaaaggGTTTTCAATCTACGAAGGCAGCTAATAcggggaaattaagtccaacctGGGAAGTACCCTACAGGATTCATGATATCGCAGGGAAAGGAGTATACGAGTTGGAAAcgatggatggcaagatactaccttcacattggaatgttgttcacctGAAGAGATATTATTTCTAA